The Lysobacter helvus nucleotide sequence CGAAGAAGAGATCGCAACCACGGAGCTGGCGATGGCGCAGGGCGGCACGAAGGCGAAGGCGGTATCGCAGATGTTGAATGCGGACCACATGGGCTTGCGTACCGAAATCGCCACGCTCGCGCCTGCGATCCCTGCGCCGCCGGGCAAGGCACCCGCGTCGTTGGCCGGCATGAAGGCCGGTGCGTTCGACGGACGCTTGTTCGCCACGTACATCGACCAGCACCAGAAGGCGATCGCCGCGTTCACGGCGGCGAGCAAGAACACCGCGCTCAGCGAACCGGTGCGTTCGCTCGCCACGAACACGCTACCGAAACTGCAGCAGCACCTGCAGGCCGTGAAGGACGCGCAACGCACGTAACAACCGCAGTGGACGACCCCGTTCCAATCCCCCAAGGAGAGACACACATGGCACAGCGCAACCAGGGTGGTGGCACCAGCAATCGCGGCTTCGCTTCGATGGATCCGGCCAGGCAGCGGGCGATCGCGGCCGAAGGCGGGCGTGCGGCGCACGCGCAGGGCGTGGCGCACGAATTCGATTCCGAGGAAGCGCGCGAAGCGGGCCGCAAGGGTGGCCAGGCGCGCAGCCAGCGCAGTGCGGCCAACATGCAGGCCAGCGATCGCGACGTGCAGGGCGCCGACATCGCGCATGGCGATGGCATGGGCGGGATGCGCACGCCGTCGGGTCCGATGTCGCCGGATCGCAGCGGGCCGAACAATTCCTGAGTCGAACGCGGGCGGTGCTTCGTGCGCCGCCCGCGCTGCATCAGGGCGCGGGGATCACTTCCACCAGCCGCGCCAGCGCGCGATCAGCAGCGCCACCAGCACCAGCAACGCCATCAGTCCCGCCGCGGTCCAGAAGCCTTCGCTGCCGGTGTCGAAGATGCCTGCGCGGAAGTTCATGCCCAGCATGCCGGCGATCACCGCCAGGCTGCCGAGCAGCACGGTGACGAACGTGAGCAGGCGCATCGTTTCGTTCGTGCGCTGCGACAGGCGCGTGGAGAGGAGTTCGTAACTGCCGACCACCAGGTCGCGCGCGTTCTCCACCGCATCCACCGCGCGCTCGTAGCGCAGGCTCACCGAGCGGAATTGCTTCTCGACCTTGTCGTCCTGGTCGGGCTGGAAGTCCGGGCGCGAGAACGTGTCGAAGACTTCGCGATGCGCGCTGAGCTGGCGGCGCAGGATCGACACCGCGCGGCGCAGGCGCCGCAGCGAAGGCAGGTGGGTGTAGCGCAGCGTCGGTTCGAGGATCTCGACTTCCAGGCGATCCACGCGTTCTTCGAACGCATCGACCGCGTCGAAATATGTCGTCAGCAACCGGTCGAGCAAGGCGGCGGCGAAGCTGTCGGCGCTGATCTTGCCGACGCGCGAGTCGGGGTCTTCGTTCGCGAACACATCCTCGAGGAACGCGATGCGCCTGCGATGCACGGTGACGACGACGTTCGGCCCGACGGCCAGCAGCCACGCGGCGCCGGAAAAGGTTTCGTGCGTGGCATCCCACGTCGGCGCGATGGCGCGCGCGCCGAACCAGTCGCGCTGCGTGAACCACGCGCCGTTTTGATGGTCCATCAGCGACGCGAGCGGCAGGCCTTCGATGCCGAACTGGCACAGCGCTTCGGCGATCTGCGAGGCGTCGTGCACGCGGATGTCGATCCAGGCCAGTTCGTTCTGCGAGACGCGCGCCAGGTCGAGCTCGCCGGGCTTGATCTCGCGGTCTTCGCCTTCGGCGTCGAACAGCAGGATCCGCGTCTGCGGAGATTCGGGGACGTCGGCGGGGAGCTTTTCGTGCTTCATAGGCCGCTTGTAGCAGTGGGGCGTGTAGGTCCCATCAAGGCCGGCGGGTGGCGGAAAAAGTTTCCGGGTCGGTCGCGTTTTTCCGTGCACGACGGTGTTCACGCGTGCGCAACGGGCGCGGATCGACGCTCTGCCCTCAGCAGGAGCGCACCCCATGGTCGACGACAAAGAAGAAGCCCGCCTCGACGAGGCCATCGCCGAGAGCTTCCCCGCGAGCGATCCGCCTTCGCAGACCAGCCCGATCACGGCGACATCCACCCAGCCCCAGGTGCCGGCCAGCCACGCCGGGCATGCGGGGGACGAATTGCGCGTGTACCGGGTGATCGAACCGCGGCAGGCGTCGACGCCGTTTTCCGGCGCCGGCAGCGATCGCGGCGGGCGCTGGACGTCGCCGCGCACGATGGGCGTCTACGTGTCGCTGTCGCCGGCCGCCGCGCTGCTCGAATACCTCGTGCACCTGGAGGGTGAAACGCCGGGCCAGCTGTTGCTGGCGAGCGCGTCGGTGCCGATCGATACGGTGCTGGCGCAACTGGAGTTGCCGAGCGAGTGGCGGGATCGTCCGTATCGCGACACGGTGCGGCAGATCGGCGATGCGTGGTCGCGTTCGAAGAAGTCGATGGCGCTGCGCGTGCCGAGCGCGGTGTGCGAGGGCGAGTGCAACGTGCTGCTCAACCCGGACCACGCGGACTTCGCGAAGCTGCGGATCGACCAGTTGTGCCCGATGAAGATCGACCCGCGCCTGCGGCTGTGACGCGTCAGCCGCGGTAGCGGCAGCCCGAGGTGCAGGTTTCGTGCACGACCACTTCCGACAATTGCGGCAACGACGGCTTCAGGCGCTGCCAGATCCACTGCGCCAGGCGTTCGCTGGTGGGGTTGTCGAGGCCGTCGATGTCGTTGAGGTAGTGGTGGTCCAGCTGGTCGTACAGCGGGCGGAACGCGGCCTTGATGTCCGCGAAATCCATCACCCAGCCGGTGTGCTCGCCGGGTTCGCCCGACACGTGGAGCTCCACGCGGAAGGAATGCCCGTGCAGGCGCGCGCACTTGTGGCCGGGCGGCACGTTGGGCAACCGGTGCGCGGCTTCCAGGGTGAAGGTCTTGAAGATATCCATGGGCGTCAGGGGCGTGGGCTGGCGATGGCTGGGGCCCCGTGCGATGCTCCCGCGCGTCGATCAACCAGCGAGGACACGGCAATGAGCAAGGGCCTGGACAAGAAGAAAGAGACGAAGAAGAAACCGACGAAGACGATCAAGGAAAAGCGCGCGGAGAAGAACGAAAAGAAGGCCAACAAGGGCTTCGCGCCGACTTGATCGCTGGCGCCCGCGCCCAGGTTGGGGGCGGGCCTTTCGATGTATCGGTAGTGGTGGCTATGGGTGGACTCGAACCACCGACCCCAGCATTATGAGTGCTGTGCTCTAACCGGCTGAGCTACATAGCCACGCGGAGAGCCGCGAATTATTCCCGTCCGGCACCCGCGGCGTCAATGCCGCCGTCCGTGTCCGTCGACATCCCCCTCTGCACGATCGCCACGCTTGTGGCTCCGCTTGCCCCGTGGCAGAGTCGGTCGCAGTGCATTTCTGGAGTCCGCATCGTGATCGATCCGGACGGTTATCGGCCCAATGTCGGGATCGTGCTCATGCACCCCGACGGCAGGGTGTTCTGGGCGCGACGCATCCATCGCGACGGTTGGCAGTTCCCGCAGGGCGGGATGAACACCGACGAGACGCCGCTGGAGGCGATGTATCGCGAGCTGCGCGAAGAGACCGGCCTGCTCCCCGAGCACGTGGCCGTCCTCGGCGTGACCCCCGGCTGGCTTCGTTATCGGTTGCCGCAGCGCGCGGTGCGCCGCAACGACCGGCTGGTCTGCATCGGGCAGAAGCAGGTCTGGTACCTGCTGCAGTTCACGGGCGAGGAAGCCGACCTCAAGCTGGACCTCACCGAGAAGCCGGAATTCGACCTCTGGCGCTGGGTGGACTTCTGGTACCCGGTGGACCACGTGGTGAACTTCAAGCGCAGCGTCTACGCCAGCGCCCTAGGGCACCTGGCGCCGTTCGCGCGCCAGATCGCGGGCGCCGCCGCGGTGCCCCAGCCTGCCAAGGATCCGCGCCTGGAACCCGTCGCCCCCCGCAGCCGCCTGCGGCCGCGCCGGCGGACCCCGACGGTTGAACGGAGCGGGGGCTCCGAACCCGGCGCCAATTGACAATCATTCGCATCTGGGGACAATAGGCCACGTCTTCCGGCTCCAGGTTCGAACCCGCATGTACGTGTGCATCTGCAACGGCGTCACCGACCGCGACATCCGCCAAGCGGCGGAAGCGGGCGTGCGGACGATCACCGAACTCACGATGCGCACCGGCTGCGGCGCCACCTGCGGCACGTGCCTGGACTTCGCGTCCGAACTGCTGGCTTCCGCGCGTCCGCACGACGACGCCCGCGAACTGCCGATCCTGCAAGCGGCCTGATCTTCCGCGGCCTCGGCCGCATCCCTCGTTGCCGACACCGATGCGAACGCATCGCGTTTCGTCGCGCCCGCATCGTCGGCGCTAGCATCCGCGCATTCCCGCACGGAGCACTGGCATGAAGGGCGACCCCAAGGTCATCGAACATCTCAACCGGGCGCTCTTCAACGAGCTCACCGCGATCAACCAGTATTTCCTGCACAGCAAGATGCTGAAGAACTGGGGCCTGAAGGAACTGGCCGAGCACGAGTACAAGGAGTCGATCGACGAGATGAAGCATGCCGATCGCCTCGCCGATCGCATCCTCTTCCTCGAAGGCCTGCCGAACTTCCAGGCGCTCGGCAAGCTGCGCATCGGCGAGAACCCGAAGGAATTGCTGGAAGCCGACCTCGCGCTGGAACTGGAAGCGCTGCCTACCCTGCGCGAAGCCATCGCCTACTGCGAGAGCATCCGCGACTCGGTGAGCCGCCGTCTGTTCACCGACATCCTGGATTCGGAAGAAGAGCACATCGACTGGATCGAGACGCAGCTCGACCTCATCGCGCGCCTGGGCGAGCAGAACTACCTGCTCACCAAGATCGAGGAATGATCCCCGACGCGCGCCGGCTCAGGCTTCGGCCGTCCGGCGCGTCCCGCGCAGCCGCGCCTGCAATGCGGCGCGCGCTTTCTCGAATTCATCCGTCACGATCGCCACCGCCACCGCGGGGCGGTCCAGCGTTTCCATGCGCGCGCCGAGTTCGACGCGCTTTGCCGCGGCGGACAATGCCATCGCGCCGAGGTTGGCACTCGAGGACTTCAGCGAATGCGAGGCTTCGCGCAACGCGCTGAAGTCCGGCGCCAGCGCCGCGCGTTCGAGCTGCGCCAGCAACTGCGGCGCGTCCTCCAGGAACACGTTGACGATGCGCGTGGCGTCGGCGCCGATGACCGCGTAGAGCTCGTCGAGCGCGCTGTCGTCGAGGACCGGATCGGCTTTGCTGGCGGACGGCATCGACATGGCGGGCGCTCCGGCGGCGGGCGAGGGCATCGAAGGCGGCATCGCATCCGGCATCGACGCGGCGGGCGCACTCGTCGCGCGCGTCGGCATGCTGTTCACGAGCATGCTGTCGATCGGATCCACCGGCGCGCTGATCTGCGAGGGACGCATCGCGGGCGTGTCGTGCGTCGGCGCACCGCGCAATGCATCGCCCATCGCGTTCGCACGTTCGAACGCGGCCGCCGACGGCGCGCGCGTCTTCCCGGCGTCCTGCAGCCAGCGGCGCAGGCAATGTTCGAGTTGTCCGCGCGTGACCGGCTTGGCGAGGTAGTCGTCCATGCCTGCGTCGAGGCAGCGCTGGCGATCGCCGGCCATCGCGTTGGCCGTCATCGCGACGATCGGCAAGTGCGGGCCCATCGGATCCGCGCTTTCGATCTCGCGCCAGCGGCGCGCGGCGCTGTAACCATCCAGCACCGGCATCTGGCAATCCATCAGCACCAGGTCGTAGTGGCCATCGCGCATGCGCATGAGCGCGGCTTCGCCGTTGGTCGCGGTATCGCAATCCAGGCCGAGCACGCTGAGCAGGCGTTGCGCGACGAGCAGGTTGACCGGGTTGTCCTCGACCAGCAGCACGCGCGCCTGGAAATGCTTCTGCGACGACGGGGCATCCGAGCGCGCAGCGGTTTCCTGCGTGATCTCCGCGCCGCGCGAGGCGGGACGCGACAGCGCGGCGCGCAATTCGGCGTCGGGCGCCTGGCGCGGCAGCAGCGTTGCGCCGGTGCGCAGTTCCTGCGGCACTTCTTCGTCGCCGGCCAGGTACACCATGCGCACGTCGCCGAAGCTCGCGGTGCGCGCCACGTTGCGATGCAATGCGATCGCGGTGGTGCGCATGCTCGACAGGTCCGCCAGCACCACGCCGTAGGTCCACGGCGGGCCTTGCGTCGCGGCGGCGCGCAGGCGGTCCAGCGCTTCCTGCGTCGTCTCCACCGTGGTCACGCGCAGGCCCCAGTTCGGCAACAGCATGCTCAGGCGGCTGCGCAGGCGCGCATCGGTGGACAGCAACAACAGGCGCTGCCCGCTGAGGTCCGCTTCGCGCGTGGGCATGTCGCCCAGGACTTTCAGCAGCGGCACTTCGAAATGGAACGTGGCGCCGTGGCCGGATTCGGATTGCACGCCGATGCGGCCGCCCATCAGGTCGACGATGCGCTGGCAGATCGCAAGGCCCAGGCCCGTGCCGCCGTACAGGCGCGTGGTGGACGCGTCGGCCTGCGTGAATGCATGGAACAACCGCCCCTGTGCATCGGCCGGGATGCCGATCCCGGTGTCGCGCACTTCGAAGCGCAACTGGTGCTGCGCAGTGGATTCGCCCACGCGGCGCACGGTGATGGAAATCGAACCGCGCTCGGTGAACTTCACCGCATTGCTGATCAGGTTGGTCAGCACCTGGCGCAGGCGGACCGGATCGCCGCGCACCGGCAGGCGCACGCCGGGATCCAGGTGCAGGTGCAAGCGCAGGCCCTTCGCTTCGGCGGGGCGTTCCATCAGCTGCATGACCGCTTCGAGCAGGTCGCGCAGGTTGAAGTTGGTGGTTTCCAGTTCGAGCTTGTTCGCTTCGAGCTTGGAGTAGTCGAGGATGTCGTCGACGATGCGCAGCAACTGCTGCGACGAGGTATACGCGGTGCGCACCAGTTCGTGCTGGTCGGGCAGCAGGCGCGCGTGCAGCAGCAGGTCGAGCATCGGCACGATGCCGTTGAGCGGCGTGCGGATTTCGTGGCTCATCGTGGCGAGGAATTCGCCCTTCGCCAGGACCGCCGACTCCGCGGCCTGCTTGGCCTTGGTGAGCTGGAGCTCGAGTTCGTGGTGGCGCTGGATCTCGCGCTGCAGCGCGTTGACCTCGACCTGCCCGCGCTGCGCGCGCTGCGCGATCAATTCCATCTGCGCTTCGCGGCGGTGCATCACCCACACCACGACGACCAGCGCCACGAGCGCGGTGATCACGAACAGCAACGCGGCGTTCTGCCAGGGCCCCTGGATGCCGGAGGCGTCCATGCCGAGCGAGAACGCGGCGCCGGCGGCCGCACCGAGGGCGAGCCAGCGGACGGTCAGCCAGCGACTGGGCGTTTCACGATCTGGCATCAGAGCACCGCGTTCTTGAAGTCGAAATCGAGTTCGCTCGCCGCTTGCTGCACGAGGTTCCCCTGGATGAAGTCGATGCCGCTCATCCACAGCGTCGCCGCCGCCTGCGGATCCTCGACGCTGTGCCCGATCACCTGCAGGCCCTGGCGATGCGCGCGGTCGATGGAGGTGCGCATCGCATCGCGCATCGCGCCCGCTTCCTGGCCCAGCGCGTAGCGCGAGGACAGGCGCAGGTAGCCGAGCGGCAACTGCGAGAGCAGCGAATCGGCGTCGGGGCTGTGTTCGTACTGGCTCAGGCAGAACTGCACGCCGGCCGGCACCATCGCTTCGCAGAACTGGCGCAGCGTGACCGAATGGATCAAGGCATCGCCCAGGCGCACGTCGATGACGAGCGAGGGGCCTTCGAGCCCGCGCACGGCGATCGCCGAGGCCAGCCAGTCCGCGTAGGCATCCCGCGCCAGCGTGCGCGGCGATTGCGGCACGAACAGGCGCACCGGGCGTCCTTGGGCGCGGCGTTGCTGCAGCACGTCGAGCGCGCGCTCGAGCACCCAGCGGTCGATGTCGTGGATGGTGCCGGAGGCTTCGGCGGCCGGCACGATTTCCGCGGCGTTGTGCAGCGTGCCGTCCGGGGCATGCATGCGCAGCAACGTCTGGTATTGCGCTTCGTCGCCGCCGGCGACCGCGACGATCGGCTGGTAGATGAGTTCGAAACGATCGTCGGCGAGCGCATCGCGCAGGAAATCCGACAGATCGCTGGTGGCCGCGATGTCCGGCGGATCGAACGCGGCGATGCCGATCGGCGTCGAACGCGCCTGGCGCGCGGCGAGTTCCGCCGCTTCCAGCGCGGTGCCCGCATCGGTGAAGCCGTGGCGCATGGCGGCGTAACCCACCGTCGCACGCAGGCGCAGCGGGTGGCCGTCGACGTCGAAGGTGTGTTGCGCGATGCCGTCGCGCCACACGCGGGCCTGCGATTCCAGGCGCGTGTCGTCCACGTCCGGCGTGAACACGAGGAATGCGTTGTCGTTGAGGCGCGTCGCGAGGCTGGCGCCGGCGAGGTCGCCGATGCGGCGGCCTGCGTCCGTCATCAGGCGTTCGAGGTTGGCGTAACCGTAGCGGTCGCGCAGCGTGGCGGAACCTTCGATCTCGATGAAGTACACGCCACCGCCCAGCGGCGAAGGCAGGCTGGCGCCGAGGCGCTGCAGCAGGTGGGAACGCGCCATCAGGCCGGTCGCCGGGTGGCGGCTGGCTTCGGTCATGCGCGACTTGCCGAGCGCGCGCGCGCGCTTGACGCGGCTTTCGATCGCGGCCACCAGGTGGCGCGGGCGGATGGGCTTCTGCAGGAAGTCGTCCGCGCCGCATTCCAGCACTTCGTACTGCTTTTCCGGATCGGTGTCGCCGGTGAGGAACACGATCGGCGTGTGCAGGAAGATTTCGTGTTCGCGGATGAGCGCGGTGAGTTCGGTGCCGCTCAGGCCCGGCATGTGCAGGTCCATCAGCACGAGGTCCGGGCGCGTGCGCATCATCGTTTCGATGACGTCGCGCGGTTCGGAGGCCACCAGCGCTTCGATGCCGGCGCCGTTGAGCACGCCTTCGGCGAACAGCGCCTGGGCGCGGTCGTCTTCCACGATCAGCACGCGGTAGGGCGGTTCGTCGCCGGTGCCGAGCGGAGGCAACGCCACGGCAGGCGACGAGGATTCCATGGTCGACGGCGCGGCAGCGGGCACGTCGGGGGCATCGGCGGGCGGTGCATCCCCGCTCCAGCGGCGCCAGTAATTGGCCGGCGGCGTTTCGCTGCGCGCGGGATGCGCATCGTCGTGCTTGGCGCCGTGCGCGGTCATCTTCAGCAACAGGCCTTCGACGGTGGCGA carries:
- a CDS encoding RES family NAD+ phosphorylase; the protein is MVDDKEEARLDEAIAESFPASDPPSQTSPITATSTQPQVPASHAGHAGDELRVYRVIEPRQASTPFSGAGSDRGGRWTSPRTMGVYVSLSPAAALLEYLVHLEGETPGQLLLASASVPIDTVLAQLELPSEWRDRPYRDTVRQIGDAWSRSKKSMALRVPSAVCEGECNVLLNPDHADFAKLRIDQLCPMKIDPRLRL
- a CDS encoding DUF4142 domain-containing protein; protein product: MDRNHTGLHITQAALAVALGLALGGCNRTTPEDTGVAATSTALPPAVATPPPMETTTAMPPAVTTTMPPATTAIMPPATTTGMPPAAGAMLTDADKAFLADVVRSNEEEIATTELAMAQGGTKAKAVSQMLNADHMGLRTEIATLAPAIPAPPGKAPASLAGMKAGAFDGRLFATYIDQHQKAIAAFTAASKNTALSEPVRSLATNTLPKLQQHLQAVKDAQRT
- a CDS encoding RNA pyrophosphohydrolase, yielding MIDPDGYRPNVGIVLMHPDGRVFWARRIHRDGWQFPQGGMNTDETPLEAMYRELREETGLLPEHVAVLGVTPGWLRYRLPQRAVRRNDRLVCIGQKQVWYLLQFTGEEADLKLDLTEKPEFDLWRWVDFWYPVDHVVNFKRSVYASALGHLAPFARQIAGAAAVPQPAKDPRLEPVAPRSRLRPRRRTPTVERSGGSEPGAN
- a CDS encoding EAL domain-containing protein, which produces MPATRSKRTSAPNDPGTTFRNGIDGLALNLRNRRGQGWDATSFEQIAHEIDRLQGLATQVDPQWASTLSQLRGPMTAARNAQHFPDASATASLIATVEGLLLKMTAHGAKHDDAHPARSETPPANYWRRWSGDAPPADAPDVPAAAPSTMESSSPAVALPPLGTGDEPPYRVLIVEDDRAQALFAEGVLNGAGIEALVASEPRDVIETMMRTRPDLVLMDLHMPGLSGTELTALIREHEIFLHTPIVFLTGDTDPEKQYEVLECGADDFLQKPIRPRHLVAAIESRVKRARALGKSRMTEASRHPATGLMARSHLLQRLGASLPSPLGGGVYFIEIEGSATLRDRYGYANLERLMTDAGRRIGDLAGASLATRLNDNAFLVFTPDVDDTRLESQARVWRDGIAQHTFDVDGHPLRLRATVGYAAMRHGFTDAGTALEAAELAARQARSTPIGIAAFDPPDIAATSDLSDFLRDALADDRFELIYQPIVAVAGGDEAQYQTLLRMHAPDGTLHNAAEIVPAAEASGTIHDIDRWVLERALDVLQQRRAQGRPVRLFVPQSPRTLARDAYADWLASAIAVRGLEGPSLVIDVRLGDALIHSVTLRQFCEAMVPAGVQFCLSQYEHSPDADSLLSQLPLGYLRLSSRYALGQEAGAMRDAMRTSIDRAHRQGLQVIGHSVEDPQAAATLWMSGIDFIQGNLVQQAASELDFDFKNAVL
- a CDS encoding KGG domain-containing protein, which codes for MAQRNQGGGTSNRGFASMDPARQRAIAAEGGRAAHAQGVAHEFDSEEAREAGRKGGQARSQRSAANMQASDRDVQGADIAHGDGMGGMRTPSGPMSPDRSGPNNS
- a CDS encoding CorA family divalent cation transporter, producing MKHEKLPADVPESPQTRILLFDAEGEDREIKPGELDLARVSQNELAWIDIRVHDASQIAEALCQFGIEGLPLASLMDHQNGAWFTQRDWFGARAIAPTWDATHETFSGAAWLLAVGPNVVVTVHRRRIAFLEDVFANEDPDSRVGKISADSFAAALLDRLLTTYFDAVDAFEERVDRLEVEILEPTLRYTHLPSLRRLRRAVSILRRQLSAHREVFDTFSRPDFQPDQDDKVEKQFRSVSLRYERAVDAVENARDLVVGSYELLSTRLSQRTNETMRLLTFVTVLLGSLAVIAGMLGMNFRAGIFDTGSEGFWTAAGLMALLVLVALLIARWRGWWK
- a CDS encoding (2Fe-2S)-binding protein, which translates into the protein MYVCICNGVTDRDIRQAAEAGVRTITELTMRTGCGATCGTCLDFASELLASARPHDDARELPILQAA
- the bfr gene encoding bacterioferritin, which translates into the protein MKGDPKVIEHLNRALFNELTAINQYFLHSKMLKNWGLKELAEHEYKESIDEMKHADRLADRILFLEGLPNFQALGKLRIGENPKELLEADLALELEALPTLREAIAYCESIRDSVSRRLFTDILDSEEEHIDWIETQLDLIARLGEQNYLLTKIEE
- the queD gene encoding 6-carboxytetrahydropterin synthase QueD, which gives rise to MDIFKTFTLEAAHRLPNVPPGHKCARLHGHSFRVELHVSGEPGEHTGWVMDFADIKAAFRPLYDQLDHHYLNDIDGLDNPTSERLAQWIWQRLKPSLPQLSEVVVHETCTSGCRYRG
- a CDS encoding hybrid sensor histidine kinase/response regulator is translated as MPDRETPSRWLTVRWLALGAAAGAAFSLGMDASGIQGPWQNAALLFVITALVALVVVVWVMHRREAQMELIAQRAQRGQVEVNALQREIQRHHELELQLTKAKQAAESAVLAKGEFLATMSHEIRTPLNGIVPMLDLLLHARLLPDQHELVRTAYTSSQQLLRIVDDILDYSKLEANKLELETTNFNLRDLLEAVMQLMERPAEAKGLRLHLHLDPGVRLPVRGDPVRLRQVLTNLISNAVKFTERGSISITVRRVGESTAQHQLRFEVRDTGIGIPADAQGRLFHAFTQADASTTRLYGGTGLGLAICQRIVDLMGGRIGVQSESGHGATFHFEVPLLKVLGDMPTREADLSGQRLLLLSTDARLRSRLSMLLPNWGLRVTTVETTQEALDRLRAAATQGPPWTYGVVLADLSSMRTTAIALHRNVARTASFGDVRMVYLAGDEEVPQELRTGATLLPRQAPDAELRAALSRPASRGAEITQETAARSDAPSSQKHFQARVLLVEDNPVNLLVAQRLLSVLGLDCDTATNGEAALMRMRDGHYDLVLMDCQMPVLDGYSAARRWREIESADPMGPHLPIVAMTANAMAGDRQRCLDAGMDDYLAKPVTRGQLEHCLRRWLQDAGKTRAPSAAAFERANAMGDALRGAPTHDTPAMRPSQISAPVDPIDSMLVNSMPTRATSAPAASMPDAMPPSMPSPAAGAPAMSMPSASKADPVLDDSALDELYAVIGADATRIVNVFLEDAPQLLAQLERAALAPDFSALREASHSLKSSSANLGAMALSAAAKRVELGARMETLDRPAVAVAIVTDEFEKARAALQARLRGTRRTAEA